DNA sequence from the Nicotiana tomentosiformis chromosome 3, ASM39032v3, whole genome shotgun sequence genome:
GCTCAGTAACCCTGTTGTCCCTCAGCCgggtgatgatgagatacagctcGAGGAGACAGAGGGTGTTGCGGATCCCatgcagactgagaccacatagggagttctcttaactctctacccttccctgttcttatttttgttaagcataggggataatgcttatttttattcgggggtgtTCTATTTTGATTGATTGACATTGACATGTGGCCTGCAATAACTCTTATACTATTTTTttcctttatctttattttctctttggtatgtatatattctcccccttcgtttgatgtatatattcagtctcccttatgtatatattcattttactttggtttgtatattcatttatcttgctttccatagtttatttcatagcttctttactttatctttcttagtagtataactttttatttactttagtagtttctttttgatttgttagatTTTTTTTACGTttgagtgatcaataagcctttggttttattaatgccatggttctttccaaaggtggattttgtgtgaaccgggtggctcttcccaatgatggatggcgtgataaccttcttaagggattgagtccgttttcttttatgtttaggcaaatatattagtaatgaataaaaggatCTAAAgtatgcttcacttggtaccaacacatttacctccgaccatatggttaaaaacaaagttgttggcataaaatagctctagttgtgaccttttgactcgTGTGTTGACTTAAacagtcatcgagtggttcagtcgagccatttgtgattctcaatcttaaCTAGGGTTGTTGTGGACCCTTGACTCCGTTCTCTTTAGCATTCCAGTAGTGTGAAAggggaggtattgaattgcaagtccaagttccaGTGCTAATAGTCAAGAAATTGCCCTGAAtgtttttctaggcgaaattctaagtgtatcTTGGCTTGAGAAATAATtataggctctccttgatccgaTTTGAAGCTTGAAATCTTtcatagcctaccaatgtgatatccctagtcaacccatttgagcctaagcctttttttttgttctttcgatatccatgttacaagcctttatccgttttgtaatgaccctctcttggcacccaatctttccttagcattcttgagaaataattggcaaaaacataagtttggaggagagacgaggagtttgaaagtgataaaaagtacaaagaagagaaagaaaggaacaaaagggaaggcaaagaaaagaaagaaagaacaaaaagaaaaatgtcaaaaagaaagtgaataaggtagaaagttgaagggatcCAAAGAAAACAATGATGAAAGGCATAGAGTAAATTGAAAAGGATaaaatgaatgtcatgaccaagaaagagtgatgttacctctctctagttcccccgaggaaaaaggaattgactcaaagagtcgacaaagtatgagctaaaaaaaagagagaaaatggagtgcttaaggaaagatgaaaccattctattccaacaagtccttccttagtccaaaagccttcattacatcccgcaaaagccctacatgatttcaagttgagtgagcttacattagtggtgatttacataaggggcaagcttatggtacttagagtcggacatgtgacattcttttgagagagatgagcgaacttttcacaatccttgcatcgagtgttacattctaaagtgagatatgATAAtgaagagtagaggaggaggattttgggatccacaatgacctacataaaagagcaagcttccttgatgaataaagtcaaatcttgatgctctagtatcacattagaactattgtactcaaaaagtcaaatcgtTGCATTATTGATAATTCATACGTGTTGTGgttaattgttggtcccaattgatgtgtgattgattcaccttagacCAACTGAAATATccctttttctagtggaggtaggaattgccttaattgcttgaggacaagtaaaagcttaagtttgggggaattGATAAGTATGGATTTTGATAGATTATttactctcttttacttgcgttttagctcaaaaatgcatAAAGGTATTTTCgggaactaataaaatgtgctgtcatgcaggaatattgggagacaagccaaagaagtcaaaatcaactcataaaggagtcaaaaatggacaaggaccaaaacaaggcaaaaaggcccacagtgcggaccgcacaatactgtgtgcggccgcagtaCAATGAAACATCACTGTTAGATGTCCTTCAGAGTATGCaaaccgcacaattattgtgcggccgcagaagaggagattcagagagttagtttttgagcaggctGAAGATATGCGGAGCgcaccataattgtgcggccgcatgaTGACAAGTGAGGCCGCactcataattgtgcggccgcactcataattgtgcggtccgcagaagagaagAATTAGAGAGCCATGTTCCAGTCCAAGTtcaagtgtgcggccgcactcagaattgtgcggttCTCACAATCAAATGAAGTGCAGCCGCATCCcacttttatgcgaccgcagaaggcccagttgaccagtcaagctcagagtgtggaccgcacacagaattatgcggccgcacaacctccgcaagggcatttttgttagatattttcatcttagtataaatagatctttttgtcatttttagggtaagttttgttttgggagagcacctgagccgtttttctttactgttttgagtaatattgtactagattagcttctaaacattagattttcttttcctaattaattattatgcattctatcttaatttcttcttgtatttcttcatctTTCATGAGTAgttaaatttctagctagggttgtggcccaaccctagtgtgggtacttaatgggtgtttgatttaggacttgtttgtgattgggttagtgatatttagcctagttcttgcttgaattcaagaattaatggttgcaaacattgattcatgcctaattgacttagtctctacttgagaaagagagactaagtctagggaaacttggctaacaagaaattggggtgaactcaagaaattgatagccccaatttaaagggttgaatctagagatagtaagacccgacttgagcatttatcacttgttttgtgcaatacccatttggacttgagaaagccaaatagGGCAAAATCattcaaactaccgagaggtatagaatggataattgcgtgtgattgctatattacaaccccgacctATCAAACATGCCCTAGAGTTTACAACttattaggtaaccacctaggtggaagtcacgacccctgatcttttatcatttggagaACAACAAAACCAAAATtattgtcttctagttttataattgcaatcaatagtttaaagtagaagtagaaacaacaaacaagaatgtggaagtgtaatctaaggcatatcgtacaattacactaaatatatacctaatcccaattctaactccctgaggattcgaccccgacttgcgttgggttttattacTGCTTCAACcacctcactacctatatttgtggtgtgagtttggacGACATCAAtttttttggcgccgttgccggggagttaaacggatttagctatatatctaggtttttgtgtgatttgtcttcttttccttccgagtcactaattttgtttttgaattgcttataggtacgagaatggctctcaacaacgagCCCATTGGTAATTTGCCATTGGGGGAGGAAGTGGATGATGATCAAGGAGATGAGGTTATTCCCGAGACTCAAGCAAATAGGCGAGGGAGACCACCTCATGATAATGTTAccgtccctcccccacctccacaaAGAGCGGCAGCGCACTGGGTGTTGCCGAACGAAGGTTATGCAAGTTTTATAGTctcgccccgcattagggcgggcaacttccaaatcaccaacgtgatgctcacatacttgagcaacgaggattcttcaccggggatccaaatcaaaatgcttacaagcatctcaaggggttcgtcgatacttgttgggggagaaagCAAACCAATATTTCTGAGGACGCGttgaggttgaggctatttccatTTTCTTTACGAGGAAAAGCATTGGACTGgctagagagattgcccaatcattccatccatacatgggatgagttggccaaaagattcattgccaaattcttttCTTCGGGACACAGGGCTACActacgggatgaaattctagcgttcaagcaagagcccaatgagtcattgcacgagatttgggaaagatatcgtacTACGGTTAAAGAGTACCCAAATAATGATATGACCAAGGCCTTGATCCAACAAATCTTCTAtagggggatcaacacaacaaatcaatgtATGGTAAATCAACTCGCCGGCGGGAACCTCATGAACACACCTTATACCGAAGcttgtgatattttggatgagatggcggatacctcatcggcatggcaaagttgGTCCAATGTTCCgcaaggtgaccccaatgtcaTTTACCTACACAAGAAACTACATGATTATAGGCAAGCTATCGCAGAGTTAACAAACacaatgaaccaattggccaaagctcaTCAGCAACAAGTTCAAGGGCCAAAAAAAGTGAATGCAATGGAAGGtgtaaatatgatgatgaacaagagacGAAAAAAAGATCAACAAGGGCAAAGCCGACCGGAACAAttcatgcaagatgatagtgggtataaccaaggtgattcgtataatgagcaagaagaagaagagcaatatgtcaacaattaccaagggcaaaggaacaactctcaaggcccgaatcatcAATGGCGGTCTCAAGGAAAtaaaggaaattggaacaatcaaaaccaccaaggcaattggagtggtggtaccaaaaatcaaggtaattggaacaataacaataatcaaggcaattggaacaatcaaggcaaccaaggcaattggggtggcaacaatcaaggatattggggaggcaacaaccaagggggtttGAACGgtaaccaagggaatcgggggcCGGGTTCTCAAagacccccgatgtatcaacaactaaacaacccgcctccttatccgtcTCAAGGTTCTATTTCTTCCACCAATGAGATGTGAtagattgaaaatatgttcaaacaaatgatggagaaaaatgcagactctgatgctcaattagcctctcacaacacttcaatccgcaattcAGAAGTTCAATTGGGGTAAATCTCGCAAACTTTAAaaactcgtcctaagggggcactacctaatgatacggtggtgaacccgaaaggtgagaacaacacgggacatgccatggccgtaacAACAAGGAGTAgaagaggtggagatgcaaccacctcaaatcaaagaagaattatgGATAATGATgtagtggttcaagaagatgagattccaagcaatgtggttcaagctaatgaagaagtgaaAATTGACATTGATGAGAGTGCGGAAGAgacccaagaagaagtgaacccgtctagggaacacgtaattgacataccagaaccggtagtgccaaagcccaaggcaccaatgccaaggcctcctcctctaTACCCTAAAAGACTCGCCAAGAAAAATAGTgacaaccaattcaagaagtttattgacatgatgaagagcttatccattaatgtgccattggttgaggcgttggaacaaatgcccggttatgcaaagttcatgaaagatttggtgacaaagaaaagatcaatgaattgtgagactatcaagatgacacatcaagtgagtgctattgttcACTCAAATCTctgaaattggaagatcccggcggTTTCACAATCCTTTGCACTATTGGATGCGCTGACTTTGacaaagctctatgtgatctaggggcgagtatcaacttgatgccctactcagTGTTCAAAACTTTAGGAATTGGACAACCAAAACCtacatctatgaggttacaaatggcagatcgtactatgaagagaccattgggtattattgatgatgtggtggttcatgttgataagttcatcctcccaGCGGGCTTTGTGATTCTTGACTGCGAAGTGGattatgaggtgcctattatcttgggtagacctttccttgctacggggaaggctcttgctgatgtggaagccggtgagctcacctttcgggtgggcgatgaaaaggtggttttccatgtgtgcaaatatATGAGGAAACCGAATAGCAACGAAATTTGTTCGTTTGTAGGACTTAGTcaccgaggtgattgttgatgatgctagtgctatgatgaatgttgatgatactttggaggccgtattgcttaatcatgatgttGATGAGAAGGATGACTATTtggaatgtgtaaatgcattacaaggaatggggtcgtatacttatgaaccccgaaaattgtccttagatcttgagaaccgaaagactcctccaacaaagccctagatcgaggagcctcccactttggagttaaagccattgccttcacatctcaggtatgagtttcttggcccatgttttactttacctgttattctttcctcttgatTGACTAACGTGCAAGTAGATTCTACTTTTGTGgtgcttcaaaagaggaagaaatctATAGGATGGACACTAGCGGATAtttggggtataagccccgccttctGCATGCACAAGTTTATTTTGGAGGAGAAtaccaaaccctccattgaataTCAAAGAAGGTTAAATGAAGCAGTGCAAGAGGTGttaaagaaggagatcataaagtggttggatgccgtaGTAGTTTACCCTATTTTCGACAGTTCGTGGACCTCTccagtgcaatgtgtcccaaagaaagggggcatgactgtggtcaccaatgacaagaacgaattaattcctacaagaacggtgaccaggTGGAGAGTGTGAATAGACTAtcagaagctcaacaaagtcactcggaaagatcattttccgcttccatttcttgatcaaatgcttgacaggTTGGCCGGACGAGCTTTTTAtcgtttccttgatggatattccggctacaatAAAATTCTCATTACTCCtgaggaccaagaaaagactaatttcacttgtccctatggtacttttgcattatcgcggatgccatttgggttatgcaatgtaccgatgacttttcaacggtgtatgatggccatcttcacagaCATGGAGGAGGATATTCTTAAgatctttatggatgatttctatGTGGTGGGGAATTCCTTCAATGATTGCAtgaacaacttggataaggtcttggcaagatttgaggagacaaacttggttttgaattggagaaatgtcacttcatggtcgaagaaggcatagtcctcggccacaaaatttcaaatcaTGGTATTGATAGCCAAAATTGtggtgatctccaaactccctccccctacattcgtgaagggagtgaggagcttcttgggtcatgcggggttcaatcgccgattcatcaaggtcttttctaaggtggtgaacccctgGGTAAAcctttggagaaggatgccaagtttcatttcaacgaggattgtatgaaggcattcg
Encoded proteins:
- the LOC138908365 gene encoding uncharacterized protein, which encodes MALNNEPIGNLPLGEEVDDDQGDEGGQLPNHQRDAHILEQRGFFTGDPNQNAYKHLKGFVDTCWGRKQTNISEDALRLRLFPFSLRGKALDWLERLPNHSIHTWDELAKRFIAKFFSSGHRATLRDEILAFKQEPNESLHEIWERYRTTVKEYPNNDMTKALIQQIFYRGINTTNQCMVNQLAGGNLMNTPYTEACDILDEMADTSSAWQSWSNVPQGDPNVIYLHKKLHDYRQAIAELTNTMNQLAKAHQQQVQGPKKVNAMEGVNMMMNKRRKKDQQGQSRPEQFMQDDSGYNQGDSYNEQEEEEQYVNNYQGQRNNSQGPNHQWRSQGNKGNWNNQNHQGNWSGGTKNQDSDAQLASHNTSIRNSEVQLG